The following proteins are encoded in a genomic region of Bosea beijingensis:
- the secE gene encoding preprotein translocase subunit SecE, with protein sequence MAKSNPFQFLQEVRSEATKVTWPSRRETLITTGLVLAMVVLSSLFFLFTDTVIRWVLGLVLGAR encoded by the coding sequence ATGGCGAAATCCAATCCCTTCCAGTTCCTGCAGGAGGTGCGCTCCGAGGCGACCAAGGTCACCTGGCCGTCGCGCCGCGAGACGCTGATCACCACGGGCCTCGTGCTCGCCATGGTGGTCCTTTCCAGCCTGTTCTTCCTCTTCACCGACACCGTCATCCGCTGGGTGCTCGGCCTCGTCCTCGGCGCCCGTTGA
- a CDS encoding dihydrodipicolinate synthase family protein, producing the protein MPFKPPFPGIHSIVFALFDAHERLDRAAMRKQTQISLDLDVQGMAALGLATEVSKLSFTERCTVMEWMAEDVAGRKPLAFTIFGSSVAEQAALVKVAEKNGADWVILQPPMVGSFGAAEYISFFGRIAETTALPVAIQNAPAYMGRGLSAEDIRELTRRYPNISLIKGEGSVVEIERLIALTEGRLPILNGRGGLELIDNFRAGCAGMILAPDTIDYALRAYNRYKAGDEAGADAAYREVLPAITFIMQSIETLLCYGKRIFGARAGITIHDRGPALRPTEFGLKLVERYARELGPYSK; encoded by the coding sequence ATGCCGTTCAAGCCGCCGTTTCCGGGGATCCATTCGATCGTCTTCGCCCTGTTCGACGCGCATGAGCGGCTCGACCGGGCGGCGATGCGCAAGCAGACGCAGATCAGCCTCGATCTCGATGTGCAGGGGATGGCCGCGCTCGGGCTCGCGACCGAGGTCTCGAAGCTCAGCTTCACCGAGCGCTGCACCGTTATGGAGTGGATGGCGGAGGATGTGGCGGGCCGGAAGCCGCTCGCCTTCACGATCTTCGGCTCCTCCGTCGCGGAGCAGGCCGCCTTGGTGAAGGTCGCCGAAAAGAACGGCGCCGACTGGGTGATTCTCCAGCCGCCGATGGTCGGTAGCTTTGGCGCCGCCGAATATATCAGTTTCTTCGGGCGCATCGCCGAGACCACGGCGCTGCCGGTCGCGATCCAGAATGCGCCCGCCTATATGGGCCGTGGCCTTTCGGCGGAGGACATCCGCGAGCTGACCCGGCGCTATCCGAATATCAGCCTGATCAAGGGCGAGGGCTCGGTGGTCGAGATCGAGCGCCTGATCGCGCTCACCGAAGGTCGGCTGCCGATTCTCAACGGACGCGGCGGGCTCGAACTCATCGACAATTTCCGCGCGGGCTGTGCCGGCATGATCCTGGCGCCGGACACGATCGATTACGCCCTGCGCGCCTATAACCGCTACAAGGCCGGCGACGAGGCAGGGGCGGATGCCGCCTATCGCGAGGTTCTGCCGGCGATCACCTTCATCATGCAGTCGATCGAGACGCTGCTTTGCTACGGCAAGCGCATTTTCGGCGCGCGGGCCGGCATCACGATCCATGACCGTGGCCCGGCGCTCAGGCCGACCGAATTCGGGCTGAAACTGGTCGAGCGCTATGCAAGGGAGCTCGGCCCCTACAGCAAATGA
- a CDS encoding class I SAM-dependent methyltransferase, whose amino-acid sequence MTQNIYDDETFFAGYSQLPRSVHGLDGAPEWPVLRAMLPEMAGRSVLDLGCGFGWFCRFAAGEGAASVLGVDVSEKMLERARRETPDSYVAYERTDLETYAPPTGAFDLAYSSLAFHYIADLAGLFSRVHAALKPGGSLVCSVEHPIMTAPARQEWLADADGRATWPVNGYHDEGRRVSNWLTDGVVKRHRTIGTYLDLLLGAGFRLDRLVEWAPSPEQVANEPGWAKERERPFFLLIAASRA is encoded by the coding sequence ATGACCCAGAACATCTACGACGACGAGACCTTCTTCGCGGGCTACAGCCAGTTGCCGCGTTCGGTCCATGGTTTGGACGGCGCGCCGGAATGGCCGGTGCTGCGCGCGATGCTGCCGGAGATGGCCGGCAGGAGCGTTCTCGATCTCGGCTGCGGCTTCGGCTGGTTCTGCCGCTTCGCAGCGGGCGAGGGGGCGGCGAGCGTGCTCGGCGTCGACGTCTCCGAGAAGATGCTGGAGCGGGCGCGGCGCGAGACGCCCGATTCCTACGTCGCTTACGAACGCACAGATCTCGAAACCTACGCGCCGCCGACGGGTGCCTTCGATCTCGCCTATAGCTCGCTCGCCTTCCACTACATCGCGGATCTCGCCGGGCTGTTCTCGCGCGTGCATGCGGCGCTGAAGCCGGGCGGCAGTCTCGTCTGCTCGGTCGAGCATCCGATCATGACCGCGCCGGCGCGGCAGGAATGGCTTGCGGACGCCGATGGCCGCGCGACCTGGCCGGTCAACGGCTATCACGACGAGGGCAGGCGGGTCAGCAACTGGCTGACTGACGGCGTGGTCAAGCGCCACCGCACCATCGGAACCTATCTCGACCTGCTGCTGGGCGCCGGCTTCCGGCTCGACAGACTGGTCGAATGGGCGCCGAGCCCGGAGCAGGTCGCAAACGAGCCGGGCTGGGCGAAAGAGCGCGAGCGGCCCTTCTTCCTGCTGATCGCCGCGAGCCGGGCCTGA
- the nusG gene encoding transcription termination/antitermination protein NusG: MSTRWYIVHAYSNFENKVAQSIRDGAAQRNLADKFDEVLVPTEKVVEVRRGRKVDTERKFFPGYVLVKCEMTDEVYHLIKNTPKVTGFLGADKSKPMPIPEHEAMRIKGQVAEGIERPKPTIVFEVGEQVKVADGPFASFNGVVEDVDHARARLKVAVSIFGRATPVELEYSQVEKL, encoded by the coding sequence GTGAGCACCCGCTGGTACATCGTCCACGCTTATTCGAACTTCGAGAACAAGGTCGCCCAGTCGATCCGTGACGGCGCCGCCCAGCGCAATCTCGCCGACAAGTTCGACGAGGTGCTGGTCCCGACCGAGAAGGTCGTCGAGGTCCGCCGTGGCCGCAAGGTCGACACCGAGCGCAAGTTCTTCCCGGGCTATGTCCTGGTGAAGTGCGAGATGACCGACGAGGTCTATCACCTCATCAAGAACACGCCGAAGGTCACGGGCTTCCTGGGCGCCGACAAGTCCAAGCCCATGCCGATCCCCGAGCATGAGGCGATGCGGATCAAGGGCCAGGTGGCCGAAGGCATCGAGCGGCCGAAGCCGACGATCGTTTTCGAGGTCGGCGAGCAGGTCAAGGTCGCGGACGGGCCCTTCGCCTCGTTCAACGGTGTCGTCGAGGATGTCGATCACGCTCGTGCCCGCCTCAAAGTCGCGGTCTCGATCTTCGGCCGTGCCACGCCGGTCGAGCTGGAA